From Phenylobacterium montanum, the proteins below share one genomic window:
- a CDS encoding 2-hydroxyacid dehydrogenase: protein MESKPVLLQLCPFAADLEQRLTRRFEVHRWFEETDPAGWLARYGSTVRAVATGGHMGISNDLMAALPALGIVAINGVGFDKVDLDTARARGVRVTTTPDVLTDDVADLAVGLIIAQFRAIPAGDAHVRQGAWPAGDRPLGRKVTGARFGIFGLGRIGLAIARRLAPFGAIAYMDQVEKPEPYRFVPSLVDLARESDVLILASAANASTFNIVDAEVIEALGPDGVLVNVARGSLVDEEALIAALTNGTIAGAALDVFAREPDVPERLRGCDRVVMTPHIASGTRETRRNMANIVVGNVEAFLDGGQLTGALV from the coding sequence ATGGAGAGCAAGCCCGTTCTGCTCCAGCTTTGCCCGTTCGCGGCGGACTTGGAGCAGCGCCTGACCCGCCGCTTCGAGGTTCACCGCTGGTTCGAGGAGACCGACCCCGCCGGTTGGTTGGCCCGTTATGGATCGACCGTTCGCGCCGTGGCGACCGGGGGGCATATGGGGATCAGCAACGATCTCATGGCTGCGCTTCCGGCGCTCGGCATTGTCGCAATCAACGGTGTCGGATTCGACAAGGTCGATCTGGATACGGCGCGTGCGCGTGGCGTCAGGGTGACGACGACACCTGATGTGCTGACGGACGACGTCGCCGATCTCGCGGTCGGTCTGATCATCGCCCAATTCCGGGCGATACCGGCGGGGGACGCGCATGTGCGCCAAGGCGCCTGGCCCGCCGGGGACCGGCCGCTCGGGCGGAAAGTGACCGGCGCTCGGTTCGGCATCTTCGGATTGGGCCGGATCGGGCTTGCGATCGCTCGCCGCCTCGCCCCGTTCGGAGCGATCGCGTATATGGATCAGGTCGAGAAGCCGGAACCCTACCGGTTCGTGCCGAGCTTGGTCGACCTCGCACGTGAGAGCGATGTGCTGATCCTGGCGAGCGCAGCCAATGCGAGCACCTTCAATATTGTCGATGCGGAGGTAATTGAAGCTCTCGGTCCCGATGGTGTCCTGGTGAACGTCGCTCGCGGGTCGCTGGTAGACGAAGAGGCGCTGATCGCAGCGCTCACGAACGGAACGATCGCAGGCGCGGCGCTCGACGTGTTTGCTCGAGAGCCGGACGTCCCCGAAAGGCTTCGTGGTTGTGACCGAGTCGTTATGACACCCCACATTGCGAGCGGCACGCGCGAGACACGCCGGAACATGGCGAACATCGTCGTGGGGAACGTCGAAGCCTTTCTCGACGGTGGGCAGCTCACCGGCGCATTGGTCTGA
- a CDS encoding MFS transporter, protein MKKLSTTENHLLVLLACAEAALLLDRLAVGFLAPFLIPDLKLSNLQLGLLSSLFSLSFAVSGYLVSSLADRFGRRWTWITALILLFSAASAACGTSNSFTSLAAARIVLGTLEGPFLPIALAVMRERSSPARRSFNLAFVQNVGAFLLAQLAGPIILIGLAVHHGWRAAFLFTAVPGVGIAAVMFMMRRNVAQGVRPLAQTGVATTTAEAAWDRNVWVCVGIAACMGSWILLQMTFLPKYLVQAGLTPTHMSLVMSLLGVGGCAASITLPPLSDRLGRRYALRIGIALGLIGPLVALTVHAPLVLSVGILVGSIGLGCAPLYTSIIPADSSGHASTARAMAMVAGSSAIFGGVIAPSIGGILADRFGLSAILVLADVLAGLGLLLTLWLRRPIVTDTVEAAVTLQATTS, encoded by the coding sequence ATGAAAAAACTGTCTACGACGGAGAACCATCTCCTTGTGCTGCTCGCCTGTGCCGAGGCGGCCTTGCTGCTCGACCGCTTGGCGGTGGGCTTTCTGGCGCCGTTCCTGATTCCCGATCTGAAGCTGTCCAACCTTCAGCTCGGGCTTCTGTCCTCGCTCTTCTCGCTGAGCTTCGCTGTGTCCGGGTACTTGGTGAGCTCCCTAGCGGATCGATTCGGGCGGCGGTGGACCTGGATCACCGCCCTTATCCTTCTGTTCTCGGCAGCCTCTGCCGCTTGTGGGACCAGCAACAGCTTCACGTCATTGGCGGCGGCACGCATCGTGCTTGGAACGCTTGAGGGCCCCTTTCTGCCAATTGCACTCGCAGTCATGCGCGAGCGCTCGTCGCCGGCCCGAAGAAGCTTCAATCTTGCCTTCGTCCAGAATGTGGGCGCCTTCCTGCTTGCGCAGCTTGCCGGTCCGATCATCCTCATCGGGCTAGCCGTGCATCACGGGTGGAGAGCCGCGTTTTTGTTCACAGCCGTTCCGGGTGTGGGCATCGCGGCGGTGATGTTCATGATGCGCCGCAATGTCGCGCAGGGAGTACGGCCCCTCGCGCAGACGGGCGTCGCTACAACCACAGCCGAGGCGGCTTGGGACCGCAACGTGTGGGTCTGCGTCGGCATCGCCGCGTGCATGGGATCGTGGATCCTGCTGCAAATGACGTTTCTGCCGAAATACCTCGTTCAGGCAGGTTTGACGCCGACGCATATGTCACTCGTCATGAGCCTGCTAGGGGTAGGTGGCTGCGCCGCCTCGATTACCCTGCCGCCGTTGTCAGACCGTCTCGGTCGGCGCTACGCGTTGCGTATCGGCATCGCACTCGGGCTTATCGGCCCGCTCGTCGCGCTCACCGTTCATGCACCGCTGGTGCTCTCCGTCGGCATTCTTGTGGGCTCGATCGGCCTAGGCTGCGCTCCACTTTATACGTCGATTATCCCGGCCGATAGTAGCGGTCATGCGTCGACTGCTCGCGCGATGGCCATGGTTGCAGGGTCGTCGGCGATATTCGGCGGCGTGATTGCGCCATCGATCGGCGGCATACTCGCGGACCGGTTTGGCTTAAGCGCGATCCTGGTCCTGGCCGATGTGCTCGCGGGGTTGGGACTCCTCCTGACGCTCTGGCTCAGGCGGCCGATCGTCACTGACACCGTCGAAGCAGCCGTCACTCTACAAGCCACCACGTCCTAG
- a CDS encoding SDR family oxidoreductase encodes MSGVAIITGAGSGIGRSVAHSLAARDYRLVLAGRRRQALDETAGFLQGVETLTIPTDVTDVASVDALLEATIARFARVDLLFNNAGVGAPAAPPDQIDPDQWRHVIDVNLTGAFLCTRAAFRVMKEQSPQGGRIINNGSVSAHSPRPGSAAYTASKHAITGLTKATSLDGRCFNIACGQIDIGNAATDMADRMSRGVEQADGSIRTEPVTDVAHIGEGVAYMASLPLDANVQFMTLMATTMPYIGRG; translated from the coding sequence ATGTCGGGAGTCGCAATCATTACTGGGGCGGGCAGCGGCATCGGCCGTTCGGTCGCACATTCACTTGCGGCGAGAGACTATCGGCTGGTGCTGGCCGGGCGACGTAGGCAGGCGCTCGATGAGACGGCTGGTTTTCTGCAGGGGGTGGAAACGCTCACCATACCAACCGATGTCACTGATGTTGCGTCGGTCGACGCGCTGCTCGAGGCCACGATCGCACGCTTTGCTCGCGTCGATCTATTGTTCAACAATGCCGGCGTCGGTGCGCCGGCGGCTCCGCCGGACCAAATCGATCCCGATCAATGGCGTCATGTCATCGACGTCAACCTGACCGGAGCCTTCCTTTGCACGCGAGCCGCCTTTCGCGTGATGAAGGAACAGAGTCCCCAAGGGGGCCGCATCATCAATAATGGATCGGTCTCCGCACACAGCCCCCGTCCCGGGTCGGCGGCCTATACCGCAAGCAAGCACGCAATCACGGGACTGACCAAAGCGACGTCCTTGGATGGACGATGCTTCAACATCGCCTGCGGGCAGATCGACATCGGTAACGCGGCGACGGATATGGCCGACCGGATGTCGCGAGGCGTTGAGCAGGCGGATGGCAGTATTCGCACGGAGCCGGTTACGGATGTAGCGCACATCGGTGAAGGCGTTGCTTACATGGCCTCTCTACCGCTGGATGCAAATGTTCAGTTCATGACGCTGATGGCCACGACAATGCCGTATATCGGGCGTGGATAA
- a CDS encoding SMP-30/gluconolactonase/LRE family protein, producing the protein MFETLDPVFATYVLHNAPLERLATGFRWTEGPVWFGDAGMLLFSDIPNNAVMRWIEDGGVSVYRAPSHFENGHYRDRQGRLISCSHGLRAITRTEHDGSVTVLADRYEGKRLNSPNDVVVKSDGTIWFSDPHYGIKMDYEGARAPQELPCNLYRLDPESGRLDVAADDFAGPNGLAFSADETLLYVADTAAMFDPDAKRHIRRFSVGEGGKLSGGDVFHVVSPGAADGFRLDEDDNIWTSAADGVHCISPDGRLLGKILVPEVVSNLTFGGRANSRLFICASTSVYAIYLNRRGIQRP; encoded by the coding sequence ATGTTCGAAACGCTCGATCCGGTCTTTGCGACCTATGTATTGCACAACGCGCCCCTGGAGCGTCTCGCGACCGGCTTCCGCTGGACCGAGGGGCCGGTCTGGTTCGGGGATGCGGGCATGCTGCTGTTCAGCGACATCCCGAACAATGCCGTCATGCGCTGGATCGAAGACGGTGGGGTATCCGTCTATCGAGCGCCCTCTCATTTCGAGAACGGTCACTATCGTGATCGGCAAGGCCGGTTGATCAGTTGCTCGCACGGGCTTCGCGCGATCACACGAACGGAGCACGATGGTTCCGTCACCGTGCTTGCGGATCGCTACGAGGGAAAGCGCCTCAATTCTCCCAACGACGTTGTCGTCAAATCCGACGGAACAATCTGGTTCAGCGATCCTCACTACGGGATCAAGATGGACTATGAGGGGGCGCGCGCGCCGCAGGAGCTACCCTGCAACCTCTACCGGCTGGATCCCGAAAGCGGCCGCCTGGACGTTGCCGCAGACGACTTCGCGGGCCCAAACGGGCTTGCCTTCTCGGCGGATGAGACCCTGTTGTACGTCGCCGACACCGCCGCGATGTTTGACCCCGACGCGAAGCGTCACATCAGACGCTTCTCTGTGGGGGAGGGGGGGAAGCTTAGCGGTGGCGACGTCTTCCACGTCGTATCGCCTGGCGCTGCGGACGGATTCCGGCTCGATGAGGACGACAACATCTGGACCAGCGCCGCCGACGGCGTGCACTGCATTTCGCCGGATGGTCGCCTGCTGGGCAAGATCCTTGTGCCGGAAGTTGTCTCCAATCTGACCTTCGGCGGCCGAGCGAACAGCCGTCTGTTCATATGCGCCTCGACGTCGGTGTATGCCATCTATCTCAACAGGAGGGGCATTCAGCGGCCATGA
- a CDS encoding L-idonate 5-dehydrogenase: MRNISRTVEAMDGMAMGTVLSRSGAMRAAVCHGKKDLRIETREDRPLAPDEVRVAVAFGGICGSDMHYFHRGAVGDFAVREPMALGHEISGTVVEWGAEVTGLEVGMKAALDPSRPCLTCARCRGGRNNLCENMFFLGSAGRFPHVQGGFAEHLVLRRDQIIPVPSDTDLLKLSVAEPLSVGLHAVARAGSMMGKRAIVTGSGPIGLLTMRSAVFAGATEVVATDMEDAALRVARELMGASSTVNVRTNPDGLSGYEAAGGYFDVAFEASGAPAALASLFKIVRRGGTIVQLGMMPPGDHPVPVNILQSREIDLIGSFRANHEFRTAVDLIVSGAIDVTAILSGTFPLEDAVTAFERAGDRSRVVKLHLAISGDAQ, encoded by the coding sequence ATGCGCAACATCAGCCGCACGGTTGAAGCGATGGATGGAATGGCTATGGGAACGGTCCTATCAAGGAGTGGAGCGATGCGTGCGGCGGTTTGTCACGGGAAGAAGGACCTGCGGATCGAAACACGCGAGGATCGGCCGCTTGCTCCTGATGAGGTGAGAGTCGCGGTCGCCTTCGGCGGAATCTGCGGATCCGACATGCACTACTTTCATCGCGGCGCGGTGGGCGACTTCGCGGTGCGCGAGCCGATGGCGCTGGGGCATGAAATTTCGGGAACGGTCGTCGAGTGGGGCGCAGAGGTGACCGGGCTTGAGGTCGGCATGAAGGCCGCCCTCGATCCGAGCCGGCCGTGCCTGACGTGCGCGCGCTGCCGCGGCGGTCGGAACAACCTTTGTGAGAACATGTTTTTTCTCGGCTCCGCCGGCCGCTTTCCCCACGTCCAGGGCGGCTTCGCCGAACACCTCGTTCTGCGCCGGGATCAGATCATCCCCGTGCCGTCCGATACCGACCTCCTCAAGCTATCCGTCGCTGAGCCGCTTTCCGTGGGCCTTCATGCCGTCGCCCGGGCAGGATCGATGATGGGGAAGCGCGCGATCGTGACGGGATCAGGGCCCATTGGGTTGCTGACGATGCGATCCGCTGTGTTCGCGGGTGCGACCGAAGTGGTAGCCACCGACATGGAAGATGCAGCGCTCCGCGTCGCGCGTGAGCTGATGGGCGCCTCGTCGACCGTCAATGTTCGAACCAACCCGGACGGCCTGTCGGGCTATGAGGCCGCCGGCGGCTATTTCGATGTGGCCTTCGAGGCATCGGGCGCGCCCGCCGCGCTGGCCTCACTGTTCAAGATCGTCCGGCGCGGCGGAACCATCGTTCAGCTTGGCATGATGCCCCCCGGCGATCATCCGGTTCCAGTCAACATACTGCAGTCGCGCGAGATTGATCTGATCGGCTCATTCCGCGCCAATCACGAATTCCGCACGGCCGTCGATCTCATCGTCTCCGGCGCGATCGACGTTACCGCAATACTGTCGGGAACATTCCCGCTTGAAGACGCGGTCACGGCGTTCGAGCGCGCGGGTGACCGTTCGCGCGTGGTCAAACTCCACCTCGCCATCTCGGGAGATGCGCAATGA
- a CDS encoding LacI family DNA-binding transcriptional regulator — protein MSNDTGSARKARGPQRPTIRDVARLAGVSRMTVTRVLSEPDLVLPATRDRVKKAITDLGYVPDRTAGSLASRRTGFIALVLPTLTNANFSMVAHGLTEVLREKDYHLLISYTDYDLGEEERQLTALLERRPEAILLTGAKHRRSVARMLMMADVPVIELADLSSEPIQHAVGFSNHQVGRVAARHLISRGFRRIGAVASRPDRDQGDYRGEARIQGFEEELRAHGISTELVLRHGAAPVSYDHGVEAIGILLDREPALEAVFAVSDLSAVGVVTECQRRGVDVPGQLSVLGFGDFEIGRVINPPLTTIQVDFHALGKRAGHLLLDLLGGEIEDEPQSIDVGLNIIDRASIRDTTE, from the coding sequence ATGAGCAACGATACGGGCAGCGCCAGGAAAGCACGCGGGCCGCAGCGACCCACTATTCGTGATGTGGCGCGGCTCGCGGGTGTTTCCCGCATGACCGTGACCCGCGTTCTCAGCGAACCCGACCTTGTGCTGCCGGCAACGCGCGATCGGGTAAAAAAGGCGATCACCGATCTCGGCTATGTACCGGATCGAACCGCAGGATCCCTGGCGAGCCGGCGGACAGGCTTCATCGCGCTGGTCCTCCCGACGCTGACAAATGCCAACTTCTCGATGGTTGCGCACGGTCTCACGGAGGTATTGCGCGAAAAGGATTATCATCTTCTGATCTCATACACCGACTACGATCTCGGAGAAGAAGAGCGTCAGCTGACAGCTCTGCTCGAACGTCGGCCTGAGGCCATTTTGCTGACGGGCGCGAAGCATAGGCGATCGGTCGCCAGGATGCTGATGATGGCGGATGTACCGGTCATCGAACTCGCCGACCTTTCGAGCGAGCCGATCCAGCACGCCGTCGGCTTCTCGAACCATCAGGTCGGCCGGGTTGCCGCGCGTCACCTTATTTCCCGTGGCTTCCGACGAATCGGCGCCGTCGCCAGCCGCCCTGATCGCGATCAAGGCGATTATCGTGGCGAAGCGCGTATCCAGGGGTTCGAGGAAGAACTACGCGCTCACGGCATTTCAACCGAGCTCGTCCTGCGACATGGAGCTGCGCCTGTTTCCTATGATCACGGCGTGGAGGCGATCGGCATCTTGCTCGATCGGGAACCTGCGCTCGAGGCGGTCTTTGCCGTCTCGGATCTCTCCGCCGTCGGCGTCGTGACCGAATGCCAGCGGCGCGGTGTCGATGTGCCGGGGCAGTTGTCGGTCCTAGGGTTCGGTGACTTCGAAATCGGCCGCGTGATCAACCCGCCGCTGACCACGATTCAAGTCGACTTCCATGCGCTCGGAAAGCGCGCGGGTCATCTTCTGCTCGATCTTCTTGGTGGCGAGATCGAGGACGAACCGCAATCGATTGATGTCGGCTTGAATATCATTGACCGCGCGTCGATCAGGGACACCACGGAATGA
- a CDS encoding cytochrome b561 domain-containing protein — MKAYRIPIGIVAAAAAALIGALLTCGADPVVHWLMRPWSGDLHHHLAMPIAWHARLMVAGWVVAMPIGILVARFFKVLPSQNWPKELDNKTWWNWHRLLQALGYVLALGAIWLVWDLPRPTGLLMLLHVAAGWTVVTLGGLQILSGLLRGSKGAPADVATGRAAERGDHYDMTRRRIVFEHVHKAGGYVAVLLSWATAVMGLILVDAPRWMWLVIGLWWIVAALCFAIWQRLGLCIDTYQAIWGADPVHPGNTVRPIGFGVRRREFRPEQASNGRTANAQHQPHG, encoded by the coding sequence GTGAAAGCGTATCGTATTCCGATCGGGATTGTCGCGGCTGCGGCCGCCGCGCTGATCGGCGCTCTTTTGACCTGTGGCGCCGACCCGGTCGTGCATTGGCTCATGCGTCCCTGGAGCGGCGATTTGCATCACCATCTCGCAATGCCGATAGCCTGGCACGCGCGTCTGATGGTGGCCGGCTGGGTTGTTGCTATGCCAATCGGCATCCTCGTCGCTCGCTTTTTCAAGGTCCTTCCCAGCCAGAATTGGCCGAAGGAACTTGATAATAAGACCTGGTGGAACTGGCATAGGCTGCTCCAGGCACTCGGCTATGTCCTGGCGTTGGGCGCAATTTGGCTCGTTTGGGATTTGCCGCGACCAACCGGCTTGCTGATGTTGCTGCACGTCGCGGCTGGCTGGACGGTCGTCACTCTCGGCGGGCTACAGATCCTGTCAGGCCTCCTCCGAGGCTCGAAAGGCGCACCAGCGGATGTTGCGACTGGTCGCGCGGCCGAACGTGGGGATCATTATGACATGACGCGGAGGCGGATCGTATTCGAACACGTTCACAAGGCCGGTGGATATGTTGCTGTTCTTCTCAGCTGGGCCACCGCAGTCATGGGTCTGATCCTCGTTGACGCGCCACGGTGGATGTGGCTCGTCATCGGCCTTTGGTGGATCGTCGCCGCGCTGTGTTTTGCGATCTGGCAGCGCCTTGGTCTGTGCATCGACACGTACCAGGCGATCTGGGGAGCTGATCCGGTCCATCCCGGCAACACTGTCCGTCCTATCGGCTTCGGGGTGAGGCGCCGGGAGTTCCGCCCTGAGCAGGCGTCAAACGGACGAACGGCTAATGCGCAACATCAGCCGCACGGTTGA
- a CDS encoding NAD(P)-dependent oxidoreductase: MKIAVIGIGVMGSAIAHRLIEQQCDVYVHDKSQDRISALAAMGATAAASAEAAVAACDFVITSLNTADIVESVVFGDDGFVSVGSSEKLLIDMSSIDAGRTAQMAERLRRDCGMGWVDAPLSGGAPAAARGELTLMVGGDEQDVERARSVLSFLSKNITHFGAPGAGQTVKSINQVLCAASFLAVAEAVRFAEAHGVDAAMIPAALAGGRADSRILQEFMAKMAHRDYSPTGRIDNMLKDLETVQAASLARRIPMPVTSMIADLHRMLVAGGFGPADSAEYMRLFDLAAGSRV; encoded by the coding sequence ATGAAGATTGCCGTTATCGGGATTGGCGTGATGGGTTCAGCGATCGCGCACCGTCTCATCGAGCAGCAATGCGACGTGTACGTCCATGACAAGTCGCAAGATCGTATCAGCGCTCTCGCCGCGATGGGGGCGACTGCCGCCGCCTCGGCCGAGGCGGCCGTCGCGGCGTGCGACTTCGTTATAACAAGCCTCAACACGGCAGATATCGTGGAAAGTGTCGTTTTCGGCGACGATGGTTTCGTGTCCGTCGGATCGAGCGAAAAGCTTCTGATCGACATGTCGAGCATCGATGCCGGCCGAACCGCACAGATGGCTGAACGGCTGCGTCGCGACTGCGGGATGGGCTGGGTCGACGCCCCGCTTTCGGGGGGCGCGCCAGCTGCGGCTCGGGGTGAGCTTACGTTGATGGTCGGAGGCGATGAACAGGATGTCGAACGGGCGCGTTCGGTCCTGTCATTCCTGTCGAAGAACATAACGCATTTTGGAGCGCCCGGCGCCGGCCAGACGGTTAAGTCAATCAATCAGGTGTTGTGCGCGGCATCGTTCCTCGCCGTTGCCGAAGCAGTGCGGTTCGCCGAGGCGCATGGCGTAGATGCAGCCATGATCCCGGCGGCTCTCGCCGGCGGTCGCGCGGACTCGCGTATCCTGCAGGAATTCATGGCGAAGATGGCGCACCGTGACTATTCGCCTACTGGACGCATTGACAACATGCTCAAGGATCTCGAAACCGTGCAGGCGGCATCGCTGGCGCGGCGCATACCGATGCCGGTCACGTCAATGATCGCGGATCTGCATCGCATGCTCGTGGCGGGCGGATTCGGGCCAGCCGACAGCGCCGAATATATGCGGTTGTTCGATCTTGCGGCCGGCAGCCGGGTATGA
- a CDS encoding SMP-30/gluconolactonase/LRE family protein yields MVPRRGSVLAAMAAGFALAAAILIPPPAKAGGSASVEPLTPAGAKLFPADAALQQVWRDQLGFFEGPAWDRRAGQFVFSDIPGNRLYRWNGRGAPQAWLSGIQTSHDGAILDPERNRYMVGPNGSVVTDDGGLIFCVFGGNRIERADLITGKRTTLAASSHRGPKFTRPNDIVLAPNGGVLFTADEGLFRLVAGHVKLVEGGIHPNGLAFSPDHKRFYMTEHPDRIMRYDVDPSGHLTGRTEFVRMTGDMSFGFVDGLKTDKSGRVFAVGPGGIWIFSVDGEHIATIHAPYKRFSNLAFGGADGRTLLLTAPEGVYTLREAPDL; encoded by the coding sequence ATGGTTCCTCGACGCGGTTCGGTTCTGGCGGCGATGGCAGCGGGCTTTGCGCTCGCTGCCGCCATCCTCATACCGCCCCCGGCAAAGGCTGGTGGATCTGCATCCGTCGAGCCGCTGACGCCGGCCGGTGCAAAGCTGTTCCCGGCGGATGCGGCACTGCAGCAGGTGTGGCGGGATCAGCTCGGTTTCTTCGAGGGGCCAGCCTGGGATCGGCGCGCGGGTCAATTCGTCTTCTCCGACATTCCGGGCAACAGACTGTATCGGTGGAACGGAAGAGGTGCTCCGCAAGCGTGGCTGAGCGGCATCCAGACTTCGCACGACGGTGCAATCCTCGATCCTGAGCGCAATCGCTATATGGTGGGCCCCAATGGATCGGTCGTGACCGATGATGGCGGACTGATCTTTTGCGTTTTCGGTGGTAATCGGATCGAGCGCGCGGACCTCATCACAGGAAAGCGAACGACGCTTGCAGCGTCGTCTCACCGCGGACCAAAATTTACTCGCCCGAACGACATCGTGCTCGCCCCCAACGGCGGGGTGCTCTTCACGGCCGACGAAGGCTTGTTCCGGCTGGTTGCTGGGCATGTTAAGCTCGTCGAGGGTGGCATCCACCCGAACGGCCTCGCCTTCTCCCCAGATCATAAGCGTTTCTATATGACCGAGCATCCCGATCGGATCATGCGCTATGACGTCGATCCCTCCGGACATCTAACCGGGCGAACCGAGTTCGTGCGAATGACCGGCGATATGTCTTTCGGTTTCGTCGACGGCCTCAAGACCGACAAGTCCGGCCGGGTATTCGCGGTCGGGCCGGGTGGTATCTGGATCTTCTCGGTCGACGGCGAGCACATCGCGACGATCCACGCGCCGTATAAGCGATTTTCCAATCTGGCGTTTGGGGGCGCCGATGGCAGGACCTTGCTGCTGACCGCCCCCGAAGGCGTCTACACGCTGCGCGAGGCTCCCGATCTCTAG
- a CDS encoding SDR family oxidoreductase: MSLFDLSGRTALITGSSQGIGFALAQGLAAAGAAIILNGRSEEALTAAAKQLQDQGASVRTMIADVTDALAIRAAVDRLEADGIDIDILINNAGIQRRKPLEEFEIETWSELMRTNLDSVFYVSQAVARHMIARGRGKIINIGSVQCELARPTIAPYTASKGAVKNLTKGMCADWAKYGLQINAIGPGYFATPLNRALVEDPKFDSWLKSRTPAGRWGNVEELHGAAVFLASDASNFVNGQTIYVDGGILSVI, translated from the coding sequence TTGTCGCTTTTCGATCTCTCTGGCCGCACGGCTCTCATTACGGGCTCGAGCCAGGGCATCGGTTTCGCGCTTGCCCAAGGACTGGCGGCAGCCGGTGCGGCAATCATTCTCAACGGTCGATCAGAAGAAGCTCTTACCGCAGCGGCGAAGCAGCTTCAGGATCAAGGCGCTTCTGTCCGCACCATGATTGCGGATGTCACCGACGCCTTGGCGATTCGCGCAGCGGTGGATCGCCTCGAGGCGGACGGCATCGATATCGACATCCTCATCAACAACGCCGGTATCCAGCGGCGCAAGCCGCTGGAGGAGTTCGAGATCGAAACGTGGTCGGAGTTGATGCGCACCAATCTCGACAGCGTCTTCTATGTCAGCCAGGCGGTCGCCCGCCACATGATCGCCAGAGGTCGCGGCAAGATCATCAACATCGGCAGCGTTCAATGCGAGCTCGCCCGTCCCACGATCGCACCCTACACGGCCTCGAAGGGCGCAGTTAAGAATCTCACGAAAGGCATGTGCGCCGACTGGGCCAAGTATGGTCTTCAGATCAACGCAATCGGGCCTGGCTATTTCGCCACGCCGCTGAACCGCGCACTCGTCGAAGACCCTAAATTCGACAGCTGGCTGAAAAGTCGGACGCCAGCCGGCCGCTGGGGCAATGTCGAAGAGCTTCACGGCGCCGCCGTGTTCCTCGCGTCCGACGCATCCAACTTTGTCAACGGCCAGACCATTTACGTCGATGGCGGCATTTTGTCGGTGATTTGA